A region from the Flexibacter flexilis DSM 6793 genome encodes:
- a CDS encoding alpha-ketoacid dehydrogenase subunit alpha/beta has protein sequence MPTQVINRTSVEVMLRAFRLMHTAKCMAELYDRERAICGKYVHSTSRGHEAIQLATALQLKPSDYLAPYYRDDSMLLGIGLRPSEMMMQLMAKGSDPFSGGRTYYCHPSLRRDGMPTITHQSSATGMQTIPATGIAQAINYLQQQRLRPAKDQSIVVCSIGDGAMTEGEVAEALQMACLKQLPILYLVQDNDWAISATGKETRRMDAYDYAQGFKGLKRKRINGSDFSEAYAIMTDAIEYVRHTRSPMLVCAKVPLLGHHTSGVRREWYRSPENLAHHAINDPIIVLHEQLLSDGISSHELEEIAQQAALYVEQEYSIALQAPNPDPSTATNHIFAPTPIQVETGERLPPNAEKVLMVDAALHAIDDILAQYPEAIFYGQDVGGQLGGVFREAALLAKKYGDHRVFNTPIQEAYIVGSTVGMSAAGAKPIVEIQFADYIWPSLNQLVEEVSKSCYLSEGKFPVQTLIRVPIGAYGSGGPYHSGSVESTLLTIKGIKVVYPSNAADMKGLMKAAFLDPNPVIMLEHKGLYWSKVQDTEEAKTFEPDENYIVPLGLANCVLSASAEALAKGQTAAVITYGMGVYWAKAAAKNFAGQIEILDLRTLHPLDWESVEKTVRTHGKVLILTEEPLENSFAESLAGRIAKHCFERLDAPVFTLGAENVPAIPLNSTLEKAILPNVEKVTAQLQELLAY, from the coding sequence GTGCCTACACAAGTAATCAACCGAACATCTGTTGAGGTGATGCTTCGTGCCTTCCGACTCATGCACACGGCCAAATGTATGGCCGAACTCTACGACCGAGAGCGTGCCATTTGTGGGAAATACGTGCATAGCACCTCGCGAGGCCACGAAGCCATACAATTGGCAACGGCCTTGCAACTGAAGCCCTCCGATTACCTTGCGCCCTATTACCGCGACGACTCCATGTTGTTGGGCATTGGCCTGCGACCCTCCGAAATGATGATGCAACTCATGGCCAAAGGCAGCGACCCTTTTTCGGGCGGACGTACCTATTACTGCCACCCGTCTTTGCGCCGCGACGGAATGCCCACCATTACGCACCAAAGCTCCGCGACGGGTATGCAAACCATTCCTGCCACAGGCATCGCACAGGCTATCAATTATTTACAACAACAAAGACTCAGACCTGCCAAAGACCAAAGTATTGTAGTTTGCTCCATTGGCGATGGTGCCATGACCGAAGGCGAAGTAGCCGAAGCCCTGCAAATGGCTTGCCTAAAACAGTTGCCTATTTTGTATTTGGTACAAGACAACGACTGGGCGATTTCGGCCACTGGCAAAGAAACTCGCCGCATGGACGCTTACGACTACGCGCAAGGTTTCAAAGGACTTAAACGCAAGCGTATCAACGGCAGCGATTTTTCGGAAGCCTACGCCATTATGACCGATGCTATTGAATATGTGCGACATACGCGAAGCCCGATGCTGGTTTGCGCTAAAGTGCCACTACTAGGCCATCATACGTCGGGCGTGCGCCGCGAATGGTACAGAAGTCCCGAAAACCTCGCACATCATGCCATCAACGACCCGATTATTGTACTGCACGAACAGCTACTTTCCGACGGGATTAGCTCCCACGAGTTGGAGGAAATAGCGCAACAAGCGGCCCTTTACGTGGAACAAGAATACAGCATTGCATTACAAGCCCCAAACCCTGACCCAAGTACAGCCACCAATCATATTTTTGCCCCAACTCCCATCCAAGTCGAAACAGGCGAACGCTTGCCGCCCAATGCCGAAAAAGTATTGATGGTGGACGCGGCTTTGCACGCCATAGACGACATTTTGGCACAATATCCAGAGGCTATTTTTTATGGACAAGACGTAGGTGGACAGCTCGGCGGAGTGTTTCGGGAGGCGGCTTTATTGGCCAAAAAATACGGCGACCACCGCGTTTTTAATACCCCAATTCAAGAAGCCTACATCGTGGGTTCGACCGTCGGGATGTCGGCGGCGGGTGCCAAACCCATCGTAGAAATTCAGTTTGCCGACTACATTTGGCCGAGTCTGAACCAGTTGGTAGAAGAGGTTTCCAAGTCTTGTTATTTATCGGAAGGAAAATTCCCTGTACAAACACTTATCCGTGTACCGATTGGAGCATATGGTAGCGGCGGCCCTTATCATTCGGGCAGTGTGGAATCTACTTTGCTCACTATCAAGGGAATAAAAGTAGTGTATCCGTCCAACGCCGCCGACATGAAAGGACTCATGAAAGCCGCCTTTTTAGACCCCAATCCCGTGATTATGCTTGAGCATAAGGGTTTGTATTGGTCGAAAGTACAAGACACGGAAGAAGCCAAAACCTTTGAGCCTGACGAAAACTATATTGTGCCGCTTGGCCTTGCCAATTGCGTGCTGTCGGCCAGTGCGGAGGCTTTAGCCAAAGGCCAAACCGCTGCCGTGATTACCTACGGAATGGGGGTTTATTGGGCAAAAGCTGCCGCCAAAAACTTTGCGGGACAAATTGAAATTTTGGATTTGCGGACACTGCACCCCCTCGACTGGGAAAGTGTAGAAAAAACGGTTCGGACACATGGCAAAGTACTGATTCTGACAGAAGAACCTTTAGAAAATTCTTTTGCCGAATCGTTGGCGGGACGCATTGCAAAGCATTGTTTTGAGCGTTTGGACGCACCAGTTTTTACGCTTGGTGCCGAAAACGTACCAGCCATTCCGCTCAATTCGACTTTAGAGAAAGCCATATTGCCCAATGTCGAAAAAGTAACAGCTCAATTGCAGGAGCTTTTAGCGTATTAG
- the hisC gene encoding histidinol-phosphate transaminase: protein MKPFTELLQPHILALAPYSSARDEYTGSEGVFLDANENPLGSVGSSQNYNRYPDPYQHAIKTELARIKGVNPNQIFLGNGSDEAIDLLIRAFCKPSHDQILIMPPTYGMYEVSANINNVGIVRVPLTADYQIDVAAVQAAITPQTKILFICSPNNPTGNALNPQHIQTLLDTFEGIVILDEAYIDFCPETSWLSKLDSYPNLVIIQTFSKAWGLAGLRVGMAFAQAGPIAVLNKIKPPYNISLVTQQIVLESLLHESEKDAMVAEILHQRVSLAAALETFSFVQKIHVSDANFLLVQMLNAKQIFDYLIDNQVIVRNRANVILCSDCLRISVGTQAENEVLLQKLAMWEKKSM, encoded by the coding sequence GTGAAACCTTTTACGGAATTATTACAGCCTCATATTTTGGCCTTAGCCCCGTATTCGTCGGCACGCGATGAGTACACGGGTTCGGAGGGCGTTTTTTTGGATGCCAACGAAAACCCATTGGGTTCGGTGGGTAGTTCGCAAAATTATAATCGCTACCCTGACCCATACCAGCACGCCATCAAAACCGAATTGGCTCGGATTAAGGGCGTAAATCCCAACCAAATTTTCTTGGGCAATGGCAGCGATGAGGCCATCGACTTGCTCATTCGGGCGTTTTGCAAGCCCTCGCACGACCAAATCCTGATCATGCCGCCCACTTACGGCATGTACGAAGTAAGTGCCAATATCAATAATGTTGGTATTGTGCGCGTGCCACTTACTGCTGATTATCAGATAGATGTGGCGGCTGTGCAAGCTGCCATTACACCCCAAACCAAAATATTGTTTATCTGTTCGCCCAACAACCCGACAGGCAATGCTCTGAACCCGCAACATATCCAGACGCTACTGGACACGTTCGAGGGCATCGTGATACTCGATGAGGCGTACATAGATTTTTGTCCCGAAACTTCGTGGCTCAGTAAGCTGGACAGCTACCCCAATTTGGTGATTATCCAGACCTTTTCTAAGGCATGGGGATTGGCGGGGTTGCGCGTGGGGATGGCTTTTGCCCAAGCGGGCCCTATTGCCGTTCTGAACAAAATCAAACCACCATACAATATTAGTTTGGTTACGCAGCAAATCGTATTGGAGTCTCTTCTGCACGAATCAGAAAAAGACGCAATGGTAGCCGAGATTTTGCATCAGCGTGTAAGTTTGGCCGCAGCTTTAGAAACTTTTTCCTTTGTACAGAAAATCCACGTTTCGGATGCGAATTTCTTATTAGTGCAGATGCTTAATGCCAAACAGATATTTGATTATTTGATTGATAATCAGGTAATAGTAAGAAATAGAGCTAATGTTATATTATGTTCTGATTGTTTGAGAATTTCGGTAGGAACGCAGGCAGAAAATGAAGTTTTATTGCAAAAATTAGCTATGTGGGAGAAAAAAAGTATGTAA
- a CDS encoding CPBP family intramembrane glutamic endopeptidase, translated as MKNIYKTIGVFFSISILTRILIIYIPSIEIWVPYFFFLVRICFIFYTIYLINYFKINLKNLFENKILVTIISAVFIYYSIDWVNEAITEKHAIISIPAHVFFFVRQMNVGIFEELFFRVLVFTIILRKQDNNPEYSHKLLQKPIAKATLWSSLLFGLVHLINIGFESVPVVLSVCNQVISAIGIGILFQAILLRTKNIAFVALIHGLVDYLGGYNSKMLQITTDVSQYGYKEALITFLVISLANFIILIPLSMIIATPILQKQDWKWE; from the coding sequence ATGAAAAATATATACAAAACCATAGGCGTTTTTTTCAGTATTAGTATTCTAACAAGAATACTAATTATCTATATTCCGAGTATAGAAATTTGGGTGCCTTATTTTTTCTTTTTAGTAAGAATCTGTTTTATTTTTTATACTATTTATCTAATCAATTATTTCAAAATAAACCTCAAAAATCTATTTGAAAATAAAATACTTGTGACTATTATTTCCGCTGTATTTATTTATTATAGCATTGACTGGGTAAATGAGGCCATCACAGAAAAACACGCTATTATAAGCATACCAGCGCATGTTTTCTTTTTTGTCAGACAAATGAATGTTGGCATTTTTGAAGAATTGTTTTTTAGGGTTTTGGTGTTCACTATTATTTTAAGAAAACAAGACAACAATCCAGAATATTCCCATAAATTATTGCAAAAACCCATTGCAAAAGCAACTTTATGGAGCAGCCTTTTATTTGGATTAGTACATCTTATAAATATCGGTTTTGAATCCGTACCCGTTGTCTTATCTGTATGCAATCAGGTTATATCTGCAATTGGAATCGGGATTTTATTCCAAGCAATATTGCTCAGAACCAAAAATATAGCATTCGTGGCATTGATACACGGATTAGTTGATTATTTGGGAGGCTACAATAGCAAAATGTTACAAATAACAACAGATGTAAGTCAATACGGATACAAAGAAGCATTGATTACATTTTTAGTTATTTCTTTGGCAAATTTCATTATTTTAATTCCTTTATCTATGATAATTGCTACACCAATTCTGCAAAAACAAGACTGGAAATGGGAATAA
- a CDS encoding helix-turn-helix domain-containing protein — MQLGRKLRALRASRNFTQEYVASQIGISQAAYSALENDRTVLSVKQLVQITQVLNVSLAEILPPSLLPHSDTESLEKNMEELKSNYEKMLADREAEIAHLSELLSRFSNRDTD; from the coding sequence ATGCAATTAGGCCGTAAACTCCGCGCCTTGAGAGCCTCCCGAAACTTTACCCAAGAATACGTGGCCAGTCAAATTGGCATTTCGCAGGCGGCCTATTCTGCCCTCGAAAATGACAGAACCGTATTGTCTGTGAAGCAATTGGTACAAATAACACAAGTACTGAATGTTTCTTTAGCAGAGATATTACCACCGTCGTTATTGCCGCATTCGGATACTGAATCTTTAGAAAAAAATATGGAGGAATTAAAAAGTAATTACGAGAAAATGCTCGCTGATAGAGAAGCGGAAATAGCACATTTGTCCGAGCTTTTGTCGCGATTCTCGAATAGAGATACGGATTAG
- the dnaE gene encoding DNA polymerase III subunit alpha, protein MPTFSHLHCHTQFSLLDGAASIKNMIKKAHADNMPAVAITDHGNMFGVFEFVAEAAKQGIKPIVGCEFYLVKDRHKRQFTKEERDRRYHQLFLAKNAEGYRNLVKLCSLGYIEGLYGKYPRIDKELILKYHKGLIATTCCIGAEVPQAILSQGEAEAEKLFKWWLDIFGEDYYVELQRHGMGEQEKVNEVLLRFAKKYNVKIIATNDSHYINQQDFNAHDILLCVNTGELQKTPVWKGDEDEKKPKGHRFGFFNDQFYFKNTNEMSTLFADVPQAIDNTNEIADKVETLKLKQDILLPNYQIPEGFATQDDYLEHMTFEGARERYKEITPEVEDRLKFELFTIRTMGFAGYFLIVADFIKAGRDLGVFVGPGRGSAAGSAVAYCVGITNIDPIKYNLLFERFLNPDRKSMPDIDTDFDDEGRQRVIDYVVQKYGRNQVAQIATYGTMAAKMSIKDVARVLDLPLAEANALAKLVPDKPGIKLGRVMQAPLTQTDDSLEQKEKLNPDDIENCRKLREIAQGTDTAAQVIKEALVLEGSVRGTGIHAAGIIIAPKDLTEIIPVATAKDSDLLVTQYEGKVIEDAGVIKMDFLGLKTLSIIRDALNLIKQNYDVEIDIDGIPLDDAKTYLLYQRGETNATFQFESAGMQKYLKDLKPDKFDDLIAMNALYRPGPLEYIPNFIARKHGREAIAYDLADMEEYLKETYGITVYQEQVMLLSQKLAGFTKGDADVLRKAMGKKDRKTLDKLKPQFIDNATTKGHDPKVLEKIWTDWEAFASYAFNKSHSTCYAFVAFQTAYLKAHYPEEYMAAVLTNSLGNIEKITFFLEECRRMNLLVLGPDINESLTTFGVNKQRQIRFGLGAIKGTGEAAVESIIEERNANGAYKDIFDFATRVNLRTVNKKTFESLAYAGAFDCFGLHRAQYFATAQGDTVTFIEKIIRYANQAAAEKAAAQVSLFGGGAGSSNTGFAPPNPPDCEVWGDLEKLKNEKEVVGFYISGHPLDQFLPDIQAFCTCGLDEVDKFKDVKELRVGGIVTKKVIKQTKTGNPFVLFSIEDHNATLELALFGQDYVKFGNYIELNRFVSIRGKMQPRYGSTDQHELKVMEMELLNELRGKYCKALNIKMNLDTLSLLHIDTLEQLAKSHQGTVQLNTELVSEDGSLRISMFSKAYKVNPSNELLYQLRGLEGVEYRLG, encoded by the coding sequence ATGCCCACTTTCAGCCATTTGCACTGTCATACGCAATTTTCGTTGCTCGACGGGGCGGCCTCCATCAAAAACATGATCAAAAAAGCCCATGCCGACAACATGCCCGCCGTCGCCATTACCGACCACGGCAATATGTTTGGGGTGTTTGAGTTTGTGGCCGAAGCCGCCAAACAAGGCATTAAGCCCATTGTGGGTTGTGAGTTTTATTTGGTAAAAGACCGCCACAAACGCCAGTTTACCAAAGAAGAAAGAGACCGCCGTTACCACCAGCTTTTTTTGGCCAAAAATGCCGAAGGTTACCGCAACTTAGTCAAACTCTGCTCGTTGGGCTACATCGAAGGGTTGTACGGCAAATATCCGCGCATCGACAAAGAGTTGATTCTTAAATACCACAAAGGCCTGATTGCGACCACTTGTTGCATTGGGGCTGAAGTGCCGCAGGCGATTTTGTCGCAGGGCGAAGCCGAAGCCGAAAAACTCTTTAAATGGTGGCTTGATATTTTTGGAGAAGATTACTACGTGGAATTGCAGCGGCACGGTATGGGCGAACAAGAGAAAGTAAACGAAGTGCTTTTGCGTTTTGCTAAAAAATATAATGTGAAAATTATCGCCACCAACGACTCACATTACATTAACCAACAGGACTTTAACGCCCACGATATTTTGCTTTGTGTGAACACAGGCGAGTTGCAAAAAACACCCGTTTGGAAAGGCGACGAAGACGAGAAAAAGCCCAAAGGCCACCGTTTCGGGTTTTTCAACGACCAATTTTATTTTAAAAATACCAACGAAATGTCCACGTTGTTTGCTGATGTGCCGCAAGCCATCGACAACACCAACGAAATCGCGGACAAAGTAGAAACGCTCAAGCTCAAACAAGATATTTTGTTGCCCAACTACCAAATCCCTGAAGGCTTCGCCACGCAGGACGATTATTTGGAGCACATGACTTTTGAGGGTGCACGCGAGCGTTACAAAGAAATTACGCCAGAGGTCGAAGACCGTCTCAAATTCGAGTTGTTTACGATTCGAACAATGGGTTTTGCGGGTTACTTCCTTATCGTGGCCGACTTCATCAAAGCGGGGCGCGATTTGGGTGTTTTCGTGGGGCCGGGGCGCGGCTCGGCGGCAGGTTCGGCGGTAGCCTACTGCGTCGGGATTACCAACATTGACCCCATCAAATACAATTTGCTGTTCGAACGTTTCTTGAACCCCGACCGTAAGTCGATGCCCGATATTGATACGGACTTCGACGACGAAGGCCGCCAAAGGGTAATTGACTATGTAGTACAAAAATATGGCCGCAACCAAGTAGCCCAAATCGCCACTTACGGCACGATGGCCGCCAAAATGAGTATCAAAGACGTGGCGCGTGTGCTGGATTTGCCTTTGGCTGAAGCCAACGCATTGGCCAAACTCGTCCCCGACAAACCTGGTATTAAGTTGGGTAGGGTAATGCAAGCACCACTTACGCAAACCGACGACAGCCTCGAACAAAAAGAAAAACTCAATCCTGATGATATAGAAAATTGCCGCAAACTTCGCGAAATCGCGCAAGGCACGGACACCGCCGCCCAAGTAATCAAAGAAGCCTTGGTGTTGGAAGGTTCGGTGCGCGGCACGGGCATACACGCGGCGGGCATCATTATTGCCCCCAAAGACCTCACCGAAATTATTCCAGTGGCTACGGCCAAAGATTCGGACTTGCTCGTTACGCAATACGAAGGAAAGGTAATCGAAGATGCGGGCGTAATCAAAATGGACTTTTTGGGGCTAAAAACCTTGTCTATTATTCGCGACGCGCTCAATTTGATTAAACAAAACTATGATGTTGAGATAGATATAGACGGGATTCCGCTCGACGATGCCAAAACCTATTTGCTTTACCAACGCGGCGAAACCAACGCAACGTTCCAGTTTGAAAGTGCGGGGATGCAAAAATACCTGAAAGACCTCAAGCCCGATAAGTTTGATGACCTTATCGCCATGAACGCCTTGTATCGGCCAGGTCCTTTGGAATATATCCCCAACTTTATCGCGCGTAAGCATGGCCGCGAGGCGATTGCCTACGATTTGGCCGACATGGAGGAATACCTGAAAGAAACCTACGGAATTACGGTTTATCAGGAACAAGTAATGCTTTTGTCGCAGAAGTTGGCGGGCTTTACCAAAGGCGATGCCGATGTGTTGCGTAAGGCGATGGGTAAAAAAGACCGCAAAACACTCGACAAACTAAAGCCGCAGTTCATCGACAACGCCACCACCAAAGGCCACGACCCGAAGGTTTTGGAGAAAATCTGGACGGACTGGGAGGCCTTCGCTTCGTATGCCTTCAACAAATCGCACTCCACGTGTTATGCGTTTGTGGCGTTCCAAACGGCTTACCTCAAAGCCCATTACCCCGAAGAATACATGGCCGCCGTGCTTACCAACTCGCTGGGCAATATCGAGAAAATTACGTTTTTCTTGGAAGAATGTAGGCGCATGAACTTGCTGGTGTTGGGGCCAGACATCAACGAGAGTTTGACTACTTTCGGGGTGAACAAGCAACGCCAAATTCGTTTTGGTTTGGGGGCAATCAAAGGCACGGGCGAAGCCGCCGTAGAAAGCATCATCGAGGAGCGCAACGCCAACGGCGCGTACAAGGATATTTTTGATTTTGCCACGCGCGTAAACTTGCGTACCGTAAACAAAAAGACGTTTGAAAGTTTGGCGTATGCGGGAGCTTTCGACTGTTTCGGTTTGCATCGTGCGCAGTATTTTGCCACAGCGCAAGGCGATACGGTTACTTTTATCGAAAAAATAATTCGGTATGCCAACCAAGCCGCCGCCGAAAAAGCCGCCGCGCAAGTGTCGTTGTTTGGCGGTGGAGCAGGCAGCAGTAACACGGGTTTTGCGCCGCCCAATCCGCCCGATTGCGAAGTTTGGGGCGATTTGGAAAAACTCAAAAACGAAAAAGAAGTAGTCGGTTTTTATATTTCTGGCCACCCGTTAGACCAATTTTTGCCCGACATTCAGGCGTTTTGTACTTGCGGCCTTGATGAAGTGGACAAGTTCAAGGATGTGAAAGAATTGCGCGTGGGCGGCATTGTTACCAAAAAAGTCATTAAGCAAACCAAGACAGGCAATCCGTTTGTACTGTTTTCGATAGAAGACCACAACGCTACGCTGGAGTTGGCTTTGTTCGGGCAAGACTACGTGAAATTTGGAAATTACATTGAGCTAAATCGTTTTGTGAGTATTCGGGGCAAAATGCAGCCGCGTTATGGCTCTACCGACCAACACGAACTAAAAGTAATGGAAATGGAATTGCTCAATGAGTTGCGCGGAAAATATTGTAAAGCCCTGAATATCAAAATGAATTTGGATACGCTTTCCTTGTTGCACATCGACACGCTGGAGCAGTTGGCCAAGTCGCATCAGGGAACAGTACAACTCAACACGGAACTGGTTTCTGAAGATGGTTCTTTGCGTATCTCGATGTTTTCCAAAGCCTACAAAGTAAACCCCAGTAACGAATTATTGTATCAGTTGCGAGGTTTGGAAGGCGTAGAATATCGGTTGGGATAG
- a CDS encoding LytR/AlgR family response regulator transcription factor, whose amino-acid sequence MKTNKTYSCVLIDDDAGSRLILEHYIKLNPQLDLRASLGDGAEGLRYLLEHQDTDILFLDIQMPQMTGIELLKVLPKMPETILITSQTDFAIDAYALNVTDYLVKPPEYARFCKAVEKILDKLAYNAQKNAAQNPTNNEENSKDIFVKVSNKMIKIDLETVLYVEALSDYVLIATENAKHVVYSTLKAVSDRLPSSSFMRIHRSYIVNLKKIRAVEDNSVLIENKLIPISKSYQTEFYNHLNTL is encoded by the coding sequence TTGAAAACAAACAAAACATATTCTTGTGTACTAATTGATGACGATGCAGGTTCGAGACTTATCTTAGAACACTACATTAAGCTCAATCCACAGTTAGACCTTCGTGCCTCTTTGGGCGATGGTGCAGAGGGGCTTCGTTATCTTCTTGAACATCAAGATACTGACATATTATTTTTAGATATTCAGATGCCGCAAATGACTGGGATAGAATTGTTGAAAGTGTTACCCAAAATGCCTGAAACCATTCTGATTACCTCTCAAACGGATTTTGCCATAGACGCTTATGCCCTCAACGTAACAGACTATTTGGTAAAACCACCAGAATATGCCCGTTTTTGTAAAGCAGTCGAGAAAATATTGGACAAACTCGCCTACAATGCCCAAAAAAATGCAGCGCAAAATCCTACCAATAACGAAGAGAATAGCAAAGATATTTTCGTGAAGGTGAGTAACAAGATGATTAAAATTGATTTGGAGACGGTACTTTACGTGGAGGCATTGTCCGATTACGTGCTTATTGCTACAGAAAATGCCAAACACGTGGTATATTCTACGCTCAAAGCCGTAAGCGATCGCCTACCCAGCAGTTCTTTTATGCGAATTCATCGCTCCTATATCGTTAATCTAAAGAAAATAAGAGCCGTAGAAGACAATTCTGTACTCATTGAAAACAAACTCATTCCGATAAGTAAATCTTATCAGACAGAATTTTACAACCACCTCAATACGCTTTAA
- the pdxH gene encoding pyridoxamine 5'-phosphate oxidase has product MTTHHYKEIAAIRKDYSLRSLDINDVNPNPILQFQHWLDEAIKSEVHEPTAMNLATVSVEGRPSGRILLLKGVDRGFVFFTNYNSRKGHDLNQNAAAAMTFFWPELERQVRVEGFMERVSAQESDEYFHSRPRMSRLGAWASSQSQPIEDRSVIERRISELLAQYGEEEPLPRPEGWGGYRLMADRLEFWQGRPSRLHDRIAYTLQPAENWKIERLSP; this is encoded by the coding sequence ATGACAACACATCACTATAAAGAAATTGCGGCTATCCGCAAAGATTATAGTTTGCGCTCGTTGGACATTAACGACGTAAACCCTAATCCTATTTTACAGTTCCAACATTGGTTGGACGAAGCCATCAAATCCGAAGTACACGAACCAACGGCCATGAACTTGGCAACGGTTTCGGTGGAAGGTCGCCCATCAGGGCGTATTTTGTTGCTCAAAGGCGTGGACAGAGGCTTTGTGTTTTTTACGAATTACAACAGCCGCAAAGGACACGATTTGAACCAAAACGCCGCCGCCGCCATGACGTTTTTTTGGCCAGAACTCGAACGGCAGGTGAGGGTAGAGGGTTTTATGGAACGTGTGTCGGCGCAGGAGTCGGACGAATATTTTCATAGCCGCCCGCGCATGAGCCGTTTGGGGGCTTGGGCTTCCTCGCAGAGCCAACCCATCGAAGACCGTTCGGTCATCGAACGCCGCATTAGCGAACTGCTTGCCCAATATGGCGAAGAAGAGCCATTGCCGCGCCCAGAAGGGTGGGGCGGGTATCGCCTGATGGCCGACCGCTTGGAGTTTTGGCAAGGCCGCCCCAGCCGCCTACACGACCGCATCGCCTACACGTTGCAGCCCGCCGAAAACTGGAAAATAGAACGCCTTTCGCCCTGA
- a CDS encoding YqgE/AlgH family protein codes for MLITKGTILISEPFLQDANFIRTVILLCEHSETGSFGFVLNKPTNFMLQEVSEEVIQNDMPLFVGGPVEQNTLHYIHNVPHLIEESINVADGVQWGGHYEQVKELINSFQINAEQIRFFLGYSGWGEGQLEAEIKDKVWITSNVGHDLIFTTPPEHLWREILKRMGGEYRAMANYPIDPRLN; via the coding sequence ATGCTCATAACAAAAGGAACGATACTTATTTCCGAACCATTTTTGCAAGATGCAAACTTTATACGCACCGTAATTCTGCTATGCGAACATAGCGAAACGGGTTCGTTTGGTTTTGTGTTGAACAAGCCTACCAATTTCATGTTGCAGGAAGTGTCGGAAGAAGTCATACAAAACGATATGCCCTTGTTTGTGGGAGGCCCTGTGGAACAAAACACGTTACACTACATACACAACGTACCGCATCTAATCGAAGAAAGCATCAATGTAGCCGACGGCGTGCAGTGGGGCGGCCATTACGAACAAGTAAAAGAGCTTATCAATAGTTTTCAGATAAATGCCGAACAAATACGCTTCTTTTTGGGCTATTCGGGTTGGGGCGAAGGACAGTTGGAGGCCGAAATCAAAGACAAAGTTTGGATTACGAGCAACGTAGGCCACGACCTTATTTTTACGACACCTCCCGAACACCTTTGGCGCGAAATACTCAAACGTATGGGCGGCGAATACCGCGCAATGGCCAATTATCCCATAGACCCGCGCCTGAATTAG
- a CDS encoding AAA family ATPase, with protein sequence MTFSNEVEAANAMKASFKALQAEIGKVIVGQDEVVKQVLTAIFCQGHCLLVGVPGLAKTLLIQTISSALDLNFNRIQFTPDLMPSDILGSETLDTNRNFKFVKGPIFSNIILADEINRTPPKTQAALLESMQEYSVTIAGQRYALERPFFVLATQNPIEQEGTYPLPEAQLDRFMFNILLDYPSYEAEVQIVKATTTHSRPTANKIISAEEIKAFQDLVRKVPVPDNVIEYAVRLVHKTRPRTSGAVADTNQYLEWGAGPRASQYLVLGAKCNALLAGKYSPDIEDVQAVATPILRHRIVRNFKAEAEEVSVDEIIKKLL encoded by the coding sequence ATGACATTCTCCAATGAAGTAGAAGCCGCTAACGCCATGAAGGCTTCTTTCAAAGCCTTACAAGCCGAAATCGGTAAAGTAATCGTCGGGCAAGACGAAGTAGTAAAACAAGTACTGACGGCCATTTTCTGTCAAGGTCACTGCCTACTCGTAGGCGTGCCAGGATTGGCCAAAACATTACTTATCCAAACCATTTCCTCCGCATTGGATTTGAATTTTAACAGGATACAATTTACGCCCGACCTTATGCCTTCAGACATTTTGGGTTCGGAAACATTGGACACAAACCGCAATTTCAAATTCGTAAAAGGGCCGATTTTCTCCAATATCATTTTGGCCGACGAGATAAACCGTACGCCACCCAAGACGCAAGCCGCGTTGTTGGAGTCTATGCAAGAATATTCCGTTACGATTGCTGGCCAACGCTACGCCCTCGAACGTCCGTTTTTTGTATTGGCCACCCAAAATCCCATTGAGCAGGAAGGAACGTATCCGTTGCCAGAAGCACAACTTGACCGCTTCATGTTCAATATTTTGTTGGATTATCCGAGCTACGAAGCCGAAGTGCAAATCGTGAAAGCGACCACCACGCACTCGCGCCCAACGGCCAACAAAATTATTTCGGCAGAAGAAATAAAAGCGTTTCAGGATTTGGTGCGCAAAGTGCCCGTGCCCGACAACGTGATAGAATACGCCGTGCGTTTGGTACACAAAACCCGTCCGCGTACAAGTGGTGCCGTAGCTGACACCAACCAGTATTTGGAATGGGGCGCAGGGCCTCGCGCTTCGCAATATTTGGTGTTGGGGGCAAAATGTAACGCTTTGCTTGCGGGAAAATATTCGCCCGACATCGAAGACGTGCAAGCCGTAGCCACGCCGATTTTGCGTCACCGCATCGTGCGCAACTTCAAGGCCGAAGCCGAAGAAGTAAGCGTGGACGAGATTATCAAAAAACTTTTATAA